From the genome of Bosea sp. Tri-49, one region includes:
- a CDS encoding ABC transporter ATP-binding protein codes for MSQPLLSVRGLRKRFGGLIATDSVDLDVVEGEIHALIGPNGAGKTTLLTQLFGELSHDAGEIRLEGEPIDALATPQRVQRGLARTFQINQLLPDFSMLDNVALAVQARQGHSFRFFADARRDKGLRQRAREHLTAAGLTHRAEVKVADLSHGEQKQLEFAIALACEPRLLLLDEPMAGLGHAESEQMVAMLSGLKGRVTMLLVEHDMDAVFALADRISVLVYGRIIATGTAEEIRDNQDVRIAYLGEGDA; via the coding sequence ATGAGCCAGCCGCTCCTTTCAGTCCGCGGCCTGCGCAAGCGCTTCGGCGGGCTGATCGCCACCGACAGCGTCGACCTCGACGTGGTCGAGGGCGAGATCCACGCTCTGATCGGCCCGAACGGCGCCGGCAAGACCACGCTGCTGACCCAGCTTTTCGGTGAGCTCAGCCACGATGCCGGCGAGATCAGGCTGGAGGGCGAGCCGATCGATGCGCTGGCGACGCCGCAGCGCGTCCAGCGCGGCCTCGCCCGCACCTTCCAGATCAACCAGCTGCTGCCGGATTTCAGCATGCTCGACAATGTCGCGCTCGCGGTTCAGGCGCGGCAGGGCCATAGCTTCCGCTTCTTCGCCGATGCCCGCCGCGACAAGGGCCTGCGCCAGCGCGCCCGCGAGCATCTGACCGCTGCCGGCCTCACGCACCGGGCCGAGGTCAAGGTCGCCGACCTCTCCCATGGCGAGCAGAAGCAGCTCGAATTTGCCATCGCGCTCGCCTGCGAGCCGCGCCTGCTGCTGCTCGACGAGCCGATGGCGGGTCTCGGCCACGCCGAGAGCGAGCAGATGGTCGCGATGCTCTCAGGACTGAAAGGGCGCGTCACCATGCTGCTGGTCGAGCACGACATGGACGCGGTCTTCGCGCTTGCCGACCGGATCTCGGTACTGGTCTATGGCCGCATCATCGCGACCGGGACGGCAGAGGAAATCCGCGACAACCAGGACGTCCGCATCGCCTATCTCGGCGAGGGAGACGCCTGA
- a CDS encoding ABC transporter ATP-binding protein produces the protein MLSVRNLQSAYGASQVLFDVGLDIADGEVVTLLGRNGMGKTTTVRSIMGLLAPKGGEISFDGRALQGSAPEVIARCGVGLVPEGRQVFPTLSVRENLVATAANRLGRASPWTLSRVYALFPRLQERAGQSARTLSGGEQQMLAVGRALMTNPKLLILDEATEGLAPVIRAEIWRCLEALKAQGQSILLIDKNISVLKRLADRHYIIEKGRTVWSGSSSDLAANAELVHRYVGV, from the coding sequence ATGCTGAGCGTGCGCAACCTGCAATCGGCTTATGGCGCAAGCCAGGTCCTGTTCGATGTCGGCCTCGACATCGCCGATGGCGAGGTCGTGACCCTGCTCGGCCGCAACGGCATGGGCAAGACCACGACGGTGCGCTCGATCATGGGGCTGCTGGCGCCGAAGGGCGGCGAGATCAGCTTCGACGGCCGCGCGCTCCAGGGTAGCGCGCCTGAAGTCATCGCCCGCTGTGGTGTCGGCCTCGTGCCGGAAGGAAGGCAGGTCTTCCCGACCCTGAGCGTGCGCGAAAATCTCGTCGCCACCGCCGCGAACCGGCTCGGGCGCGCTTCGCCCTGGACGCTAAGCCGTGTCTACGCCCTGTTCCCGCGCCTTCAGGAGCGCGCCGGCCAGTCCGCCCGCACGCTGTCGGGCGGCGAGCAGCAGATGCTGGCGGTCGGCCGGGCGCTGATGACCAATCCGAAGCTCTTGATCCTCGACGAGGCGACCGAGGGGCTGGCGCCGGTGATCCGTGCCGAGATCTGGCGCTGTCTCGAGGCGCTGAAGGCGCAGGGGCAGTCGATCCTGCTGATCGACAAGAACATCTCAGTGCTCAAGCGCCTCGCCGACCGGCACTACATCATCGAGAAGGGGCGCACGGTCTGGTCCGGCTCGAGCAGCGACCTCGCGGCCAATGCGGAACTGGTGCATCGCTATGTCGGCGTCTGA
- a CDS encoding alpha/beta hydrolase gives MSASESEIVARSAATDTVEALRDTLSDVLAGLVAAGCGPHHLTGMEWEAADPAAFHISRHAVELAYREVFVGFRPPIRLRPSAGQGLTIRARFAPPQPLPDIEVEGYPLRELARQYSPRLQADMKVLLRQWSRDGAAFRAGHAGLDLAYGPDRFEQLDLYRPAGAQRVPVWVFVHGGYWQATDKIQHAQFAQGLLNAGFAVAMPNYGLAPDTPLEASIVQTVAALNFLIREADALGLDPAQLHISGHSAGGHLAAMALCDPAAPPVASALLLSGLYDLKPLGHLPIGRLLGFDDVERAVRLSPLGRSRPSNTRLAFAVGEGESEAFKRQSAVLAAAWHAPEPLICPGHHFSMLDGLNGGALLNLALATAGK, from the coding sequence ATGTCGGCGTCTGAATCCGAGATCGTCGCGCGCAGCGCCGCAACCGACACTGTCGAAGCCCTGCGCGACACGCTGAGCGACGTTCTCGCCGGCCTGGTCGCAGCCGGCTGCGGCCCGCATCACCTGACCGGCATGGAGTGGGAGGCGGCCGATCCTGCTGCCTTTCACATCTCGCGCCACGCGGTTGAGCTGGCGTATCGCGAAGTCTTTGTCGGCTTCCGGCCACCAATCAGGCTGCGGCCATCAGCGGGGCAGGGGCTGACGATTCGGGCTCGTTTCGCTCCGCCGCAACCGTTGCCCGACATCGAGGTCGAAGGCTACCCGCTGCGTGAACTCGCGCGGCAATACAGCCCGCGCCTGCAGGCCGATATGAAGGTGCTGCTCCGGCAGTGGAGCCGGGATGGCGCGGCCTTCCGCGCCGGTCATGCCGGGCTCGACCTCGCCTATGGCCCGGATCGCTTCGAGCAGCTTGACCTTTATCGCCCCGCTGGAGCGCAGCGCGTTCCCGTCTGGGTTTTTGTCCATGGCGGCTATTGGCAGGCCACCGACAAGATCCAGCATGCGCAGTTCGCGCAGGGTCTGCTCAACGCCGGCTTTGCGGTGGCCATGCCGAATTACGGGCTGGCGCCGGATACGCCGCTCGAAGCGAGCATCGTCCAGACCGTCGCGGCGCTGAATTTCCTCATTCGCGAGGCCGATGCGCTTGGCCTCGATCCGGCACAACTGCACATCAGCGGCCATTCCGCCGGCGGCCATCTCGCGGCGATGGCTTTGTGCGATCCTGCGGCCCCGCCGGTGGCCTCGGCGCTGCTGCTCTCCGGGCTCTATGATCTGAAGCCGCTCGGACATCTGCCGATCGGGCGCCTGCTCGGCTTCGACGATGTCGAGCGAGCGGTGCGGCTGAGCCCGCTCGGGCGGTCACGCCCGAGCAATACGCGCCTCGCCTTCGCCGTTGGCGAGGGCGAGAGCGAGGCGTTCAAGCGGCAATCAGCGGTGCTGGCCGCGGCTTGGCATGCGCCCGAACCATTGATCTGCCCGGGGCATCATTTCAGCATGCTCGACGGGCTGAATGGCGGCGCGCTGCTCAATCTGGCGCTGGCGACGGCGGGGAAGTGA
- a CDS encoding aspartate dehydrogenase — MTPRSRKPLRIAIIGWGAISRRVAELLAGAQNARHVAIVAVGARSGTRARDIPVGAVLVTDPAQLAELDLDLVVEAAGRDAVSAWGEAALRSAPAFAIASASALTDTALLERLMATAEACGSQLILPPGALAGVDAIAAASALPLDEVVHSIVKPPAAWRGTPAEEMVALDTLTVPATFFSGSAREAAIRFPQNANVAVISALAGIGLDRTRIELVADPGIAANCHRLSVSGAFGRLDVTIENRPLAGNPKSSEMAALSLVRMIRNKVALLSR, encoded by the coding sequence ATGACGCCCCGTTCTCGTAAGCCACTCCGGATCGCAATCATCGGCTGGGGTGCGATCAGCCGACGTGTTGCCGAGCTGCTGGCGGGCGCGCAGAACGCTCGGCACGTCGCCATCGTTGCTGTCGGAGCCCGCTCTGGTACGCGTGCCCGGGATATCCCTGTTGGCGCGGTCCTTGTCACCGATCCGGCACAGCTTGCCGAACTGGATCTCGATCTGGTGGTGGAGGCGGCCGGTCGGGACGCGGTCTCAGCCTGGGGCGAGGCTGCCCTGCGTTCGGCGCCGGCTTTCGCGATCGCTTCGGCCAGCGCACTGACCGATACCGCACTGCTCGAGCGTCTCATGGCAACGGCCGAGGCCTGTGGCAGCCAGCTCATCCTCCCGCCCGGTGCCCTCGCGGGGGTCGACGCCATCGCCGCCGCATCAGCGCTGCCACTCGACGAGGTCGTGCACAGCATCGTCAAGCCGCCCGCGGCCTGGCGGGGCACGCCAGCGGAAGAGATGGTCGCGCTCGATACATTGACCGTACCGGCCACCTTCTTCAGCGGTTCGGCGCGCGAGGCGGCCATCCGCTTTCCTCAGAATGCCAATGTCGCGGTGATCTCGGCGCTTGCCGGCATCGGCCTCGACAGAACCCGAATCGAGCTCGTCGCCGATCCCGGCATCGCCGCGAACTGCCATCGCCTGAGCGTCTCCGGCGCCTTCGGTCGTCTCGATGTGACGATCGAGAACAGGCCGCTGGCGGGCAACCCGAAGTCCTCGGAGATGGCGGCGCTCAGTCTCGTCAGGATGATCAGAAACAAGGTCGCCTTGCTTTCTCGATAG